A genomic region of Amphiura filiformis chromosome 6, Afil_fr2py, whole genome shotgun sequence contains the following coding sequences:
- the LOC140155875 gene encoding uncharacterized protein: MWILRRVRCISTCKRYSPIIILVICAAVISSHMLLTAQYANLKPLHGRIPQNPPKRRISEYLKKPAVGRSADYRPSVNDDHFVKNDDVSDQDVRDAAQQLQYLQNQVQQQQELYHQLQERLNGIRANSNDNAAPHATNIPNGQHGQMVGKQDQPKLKSQLQEMNILHHRQPHQMVQQQQEGQSRNFPQQHHQQQPQLPKNQQSLLNQRIQQGLAQKHVPHEAVQHQPLQQQNQIPQHLPVQHNHQQNQIHHQNPVLLQQHQNQIPQQQPVQQQQQQQNQIPQQQPVQQQQQQQNQIPQQQPVQQQQQQQNQIPQQQPVQQQQQQQNQIPQQQLVQQQQQNQILQQQPVSVQQNQQQQNPIHQQQPIQLQQQQNQIQQQPIQQLNKQIMPRQDIHQQQQQQPYHIQQQQQPQNAQHQQPQQNIQQQQLQQQLAIMQRQQEQHQNQQALNNQLPFQPLQQQQQQYQQQQLHRVQQPMQYIQPVQQQLLANQQQQNQQQQQFFQVPDVQLRLENQRQINVNEPIQQRLNDADIIQPIPAVIADGIVWSRETEAMTPSAYTWSEVDDWSRRVRSQPITSMVLGDAFRCGVPPNQYAVLADGTQLCVRYRSPHTIMIHGEIYTFYLARLLDIKNIPQVVLSTVDTSGINWGKYAANFNSLQWQEGKFVVLSKFIDDLESTAGYPKVLLDKGSKGPLLATSPDLKSLTSSELYYLVQWTDLVVLDYLIAHIDRITNHQEGAYGQLDGTRNMIYNRQSIHNLGYGKLSRMLWFIDNESGFCTGYNTLYNNMNLNNLRKYTNFHEKTLRTICIFRRTTVDKLQELYQNPEPWTVLTSFVDSYEPLAKNLYPVPTNNFPVNFKERVGNVYRWMQECRLKN, encoded by the exons ATGTGGATATTACGTCGCGTCCGATGCATCTCAACATGCAAGCGGTATTCTCCAATAATTATACTCGTCATTTGCGCTGCAGTTATTTCATCTCACATGTTACTCACGGCACAATACGCCAATTTAAAACCTCTTCATGGTAGGATTCCTCAGAATCCACCCAAACGCCGAATATCTGAATATCTGAAGAAGCCTGCTGTTGGGCGTTCAGCAGATTATAGACCTAGTGTAAATGACGACCATTTTGTAAAAAATGACGACGTTTCTGATCAAGACGTTCGTGATGCAGCGCAACAACTTCAATACCTTCAAAACCAGGTACAGCAGCAACAAGAATTGTACCACCAACTCCAGGAACGTTTGAACGGCATTCGAGCTAATAGTAATGACAATGCCGCACCTCATGCCACAAACATCCCAAATGGACAGCACGGTCAAATGGTAGGAAAACAAGATCAGCCCAAACTAAAATCCCAACTGCAAGAAATGAACATTCTACACCACCGACAGCCACACCAAATGGTACAACAACAGCAGGAAGGGCAATCGCGCAATTTCCCGCAACAACATCACCAACAGCAGCCACAGCTCCCTAAGAACCAGCAGTCGCTCCTCAACCAAAGAATACAACAGGGGCTTGCGCAAAAGCATGTACCACATGAAGCAGTTCAACATCAGCCACTCCAACAACAAAACCAAATTCCCCAACATCTGCCGGTGCAACATAATCATCAACAAAACCAAATTCACCACCAAAACCCTGTACTACTACAACAGCACCAAAACCAAATTCCCCAACAGCAACCtgtacagcagcagcaacaacagcaaaacCAAATTCCCCAACAGCAACCtgtacagcagcagcaacaacaacaaaaccaaattCCTCAACAGCAACCtgtacagcagcagcaacaacaacaaaaccaaattCCCCAACAGCAACCtgtacagcagcagcaacaacaacaaaaccaaattCCCCAACAGCAACTtgtacaacagcaacaacaaaaccAAATTCTCCAACAGCAACCTGTATCTGTACAAcagaaccaacaacaacaaaacccaaTTCACCAACAACAACCTATAcaattgcaacaacaacaaaaccaaataCAGCAACAACCAATACAGCAACTAAACAAACAGATCATGCCACGACAAGATATTCAccaacagcaacagcaacaaccgTATCACattcaacaacagcaacaacctCAAAATGCTCAACACCAGCAACCACAGCAGAACATTCAACAGCAGCAACTGCAGCAACAACTGGCGATTATGCAGCGACAACAAGAGCAGCATCAAAACCAACAAGCACTGAACAATCAGCTACCCTTCCAGCCgctacagcagcagcaacaacaatatcaacaacAGCAACTACATCGTGTGCAGCAACCAATGCAATATATTCAACCCGTGCAACAACAATTACTGGCGAACCAACAGcaacaaaaccaacaacaacagcaaTTCTTTCAAGTACCTGATGTACAACTCCGGCTTGAAAACCAAAGACAAATCAATGTAAATGAACCGATCCAACAACGTCTGAATGATGCTGATATAATCCAACCAATCCCTGCTGTAATTGCAGACGGAATAGTCTGGTCAAGAGAAACGGAAGCCATGACGCCATCTG CATACACATGGTCAGAAGTGGATGACTGGTCAAGGCGAGTGCGAAGTCAACCAATTACATCGATGGTTTTAGGAGACGCTTTCAGATGTGGTGTTCCACCAAATCAGTATGCTGTGTTAGCCGATGGTACTCAACTGTGTGTCCGGTACAGATCTCCCCATACAATTATGATTCATG GAGAAATCTACACGTTCTACCTGGCACGTTTGTTAGACATTAAGAATATACCTCAAGTCGTTCTGTCAACGGTGGACACCAGTGGAATAAACTGGGGAAAATATGCAGCAAATTTCAACAGCTTACAGTGGCAAGAAGGGAAATTCGTGGTTCTTTCCAAGTTTATCGATGACCTTGAATCAAC TGCAGGTTATCCAAAGGTTCTTTTAGACAAAGGATCCAAAGGCCCCCTTCTGGCTACTTCGCCAGACCTGAAGAGTCTCACTTCTTCCGAGCTATATTATTTAGTGCAATGGACTGACTTGGTTGTACTGGATTACCTCATTGCTCATATTGACAG AATAACCAACCACCAAGAAGGAGCTTATGGACAGTTAGATGGaacaagaaatatgatttataacCGACAAAGTATACATAACTTAGGCTACGGTAAATTATCACGTATGCTTTGGTTCATCGATAACGAATCGGGCTTTTGTACTGGTTACAACACCCTTTACAATAATATG AACTTGAACAACTTgagaaaatatacaaattttcatgaaaaaacaTTGCGAACCATCTGCATCTTTCGGCGCACCACAGTCGATAAACTCCAGGAATTATATCAGAATCCAGAACCTTGGACAGTTTTGACAAGCTTTGTGGACTCTTATGAGCCTTTAGCCAAGAATCTGTATCCAGTTCCGACTAATAATTTCCCTGTGAACTTCAAAGAGAGAGTTGGTAATGTGTATAGGTGGATGCAGGAATGCCgcttgaaaaattaa